Below is a genomic region from Paraburkholderia sp. BL23I1N1.
ACGCTGCGCGTCGGGCCAGTTGTACAGTTCTTCCTTGATTGCGTATTCGAGAATCTGGCGTTTTTCTTCAACCACCAGAATTTCTTCGAGACCGCGCGCGAACGCTTGCGCGCCTTGTGCCTCGAGCGGCCATACACAGCCGACCTTGTACAGGCGGATGCCGATGCGCGAACAGGTTTCGTCGTCGAGACCTAGATCGGTCAGCGCCTGACGCACGTCGAGGTATGCCTTGCCGCCGGTCATGATGCCGAAACGCGCATGCGGCGAATCGATTTCGACGCGGTCCAGTTTGTTCGCGCGCACGTAGGCGAGCGCCGCGTACCACTTGTAATCGAGCAGACGCGCTTCCTGCACCAGCGGCGGATCCGGCCAGCGGATGTTCAGGCCGCCTGCGGGCATGACGAAGTCTTCCGGCAGAATGATTTTTGTGCGGTGCGGATCGATATCGACCGAAGCCGACGATTCGACCACATCGGTCACGCACTTCATCGCCACCCACAGGCCAGAGTAGCGGCTCATTGCCCAGCCGTGTAGGCCGAAGTCCAGATATTCCTGCACGTTCGACGGAAACAGCACCGGCAGGCCACACGCCTTGAAGATGTGTTCCGACTGGTGCGCGAGCGTCGAGGATTTGGCGGCGTGGTCGTCGCCGGCGAGCACAAGAACGCCGCCGTGTTGCGCCGAGCCGGCCGAATTGCCGTGCTTGAAGACGTCGCCGGAGCGGTCGACACCCGGGCCCTTGCCATACCACATCGAGAACACGCCATCGTATTTGGCGCTCGGGTACAGATTGACCTGCTGTGAACCCCACACGGCGGTCGCTGCGAGGTCTTCGTTGACGCCGGGTTGGAAGACAACCTGGTGCGCGGCGAGATGCTGCTTCGCCTTCCACAGAGATTGGTCGAGTCCGCCGAGTGGCGACCCGCGATAACCGGAAATAAAGCCGGCGGTATTGAGCCCGGCAGCCTGGTCGCGTTCCTGCTGCAGCATCGGCAGACGCACTAGCGCCTGGATACCGCTCATGTACGCGCGGCCGCGTTCGAGGGTGTACTTATCGTCGAGCGTGACGGAAGATAGCGCGGCTTCGAGCGAGGCTCGCTGATCTGCGTCTAGCGGGGCATTCATTATGTGTACTCCTCCACCCAGTTTGGGATCGCCAAAACTTTTTTGGGCCGCTGCATCTTGTGAATGCTTCGGGCCGGGGTCGCCATATTGACGTGTTTTAAGCGATGGTAGCACTGGTGAAAACCCGCCGCAGCACGCAAGAAATGCGGCAGTGCAGCGTGATTTCCACCGAGCGTATCGGGCGACTTCCGGCGCCGATTGCCGCTGTAACAAGCTGTAAAAACTACAAATTTGCGGAACCGCAGTTGAAATGTCTGTCTAATCCCCCACCTGCGGGCATTGTCTGCGGAACGCTCTGCATTCGGTGGAGCTTCAGGACAGCAGGGCAGTTAGAAAAGGAGTACGCATGAACACGAGAAACATCCAGACTTTCCTGATGGTTTCGGCCGCATTCTTTGCCATGAGCGCGCCGGTGCGCTCGAGCTCAAGCGCGAGTAGCGCTGGGGCACTGTCGAACGCGATCAGCACGGCGCAAGTCGCGCCCGCACGCATTGCGATGGAGCGCCGTGCACGATCCACCAAGGCCGGCGAGGAAAACCAGAATTCGTGATGCGTCGCTGAGGCGGCGTGTCGGTTGAAAATCTCTCAGATTCCGCGCCGATCTTCGGCCGTTAGGCCTTGTCCTGCACTACACCGCGGCGAATCTGGTCCAGCTCGATCGATTCGAACAGCGCTTTGAAATTACCCTCGCCGAAGCCTTGATTGCCCTTTCGCTGGATGATCTCGAAGAAGATCGGTCCGATCTGGTTCTCGGTGAAGATCTGCAGCAGCAGGTCGTCGGGTGCGCCGTCGATCAGGATCTTGCGCTTACGCAATTCGTCGAGCGGCTCGCCGTGATTCGGCACCCGGCGATCGACCAGTTCATAGTAAGTGTCGATCGTATCGAGCAGCGCGATGTTCGCCGCGCGCAAACCGTCCACAGTGCGGTAAATATCGTTGCTGCCGAGAGCGATGTGCTGAATGCCTTCGCCGTGGTACTGGTCCAGATATTCCTGAATCTGACCGGCTACATCCGAACCTTCCTCATTGATCGGAATGCGGATTTTGCCACAAGGCGAAGTCATCGCCTTCGATTTCACACCGGTCACTTTGCCTTCGATGTCGAAGTAACGCACTTCGCGGAAATTGAACAGACGTTCATAGAACTCCGCCCATTCCTGCATGCGGCCGCGATGGACGTTGTGCGTCAGGTGATCGATATAGGTCAGGCCGTGGCCGACCGGGTTCGGATTCGCGCCGGGAATCGGCTCGAAGTCGACGTCGTAGATATCGATGTTGCCGACGCTGCCCGGTTCAGCGCCGTTCTTGCCGCGCCAGCGGTCGACAAAATAGATCAGCGAATCGCCGATACCCTTGATCGCCGGAATGTTCAGTTCCATCGGGCCGGTCTTGTTGTCGAAGCCCCAGGCGCCTTTCTCCAGAGCCTGCTCGTAAGCTTTCGCTGCGTCTTGCACACGGAAAGCGATCGCACAGATCGACGGGCCATGCAGGCGCGTGAAACGTTGCGCGAACGAATGCTGTTCGCCGTTGACGATAAAGTTGATGTCGCCTTGGCGATACAGCGTCACGTCTTTGTGACGATGCCGGGCGATGGCGGTGAAGCCCATCTGTTCGAACAGTTTGCCGAGCGCCTTCGGATCCGGTGCGGTGTATTCGATGAATTCGAAGCCGTCGGTGCCGACCGGGTTTTCCCAAGTTGAAACCTGCATTGTCTGTCTCCTGTGTCGACCGGAGTTGGCGCTTTAGCGCTTACTCCGGTCCCATCCAAAGTTGTCGACCGGAGTTAGCGCTTCGGCGCTCACTCCGGTCCCAAGCAAAGCTAAAGGGGGCGCGCATTGCGCGACTGAATGAGGCCAGTGTAAAGGTGCGCTGGCGACGGAAACTTGCGAACTTAATCACGCGCCGATACGCTTACGCTATTTTCTAGCTCACTTTTCCATATGGACGGCAGAACATGGCCAAAATAGAGATAGACGCCATCGACAGGCGGATTCTGGCAATCCTTCAGGAGAATGGCCGGCTGTCGAATCAGGAGATCGCCGAGCGTATCAATCTGTCGCCGAGCCCGTGTTTACGGCGTATCCGTCGGCTGGAAGAAAGCGGGGTGATTCGCGGCTACGTCGCGCTGCTCGATGCGCAAAAGCTTGGGCTCGATCTGCTAGCTTACGTCAACGTGCGACTGGAAAAACGCAGCGGCCCGGCGCTCAGTCCGCGCGGCGGCGCGACGCATGCCGATCTTTTCCGGGCAGCGGTGCAGACGTGGCCGGAAGTGGTCGCATGTCACGCGATGACGGGCGACATGGATTACCTCCTGCGTGTGCAGGTCGAGGATATGGCGCACTTTTCACGTTTCGTGCAGGAGCAGTTGCTGCACCATCCATCGGTAATCGATGTGAAGACGAGCTTTTCGCTCGAGAAATTCAAGGAGACAACGGCGCTGCCGATTTTGTGAGCGCCGGGCCGCGCTCAGGCGACGGACAAACAAAAAGGGCAGCCGCAAGGCTGCCCTTTTCTTCGCCGAAGCGCAGGCCGGTTAAGCAGCTTCAGCGGTGGGCAAGAACGATTCGAACAACTTCGACGCCTGACGCGCCTGGCGCTTGAGCGCATAGTCGAACACCGCGGCTTGCTCCTGCAGCATCTCAGCGATGATGCTCGTTTGATCCGCCGGCGGCAGCGTCAGATAGGCGTCGGCTTCACCGTACGCGTATTCGATCTTCATGCCGGCCTTCTTCGCGATGTGCATCATGGTCGAATTGCGCGACAGGCAGTGCATGTACAGCGTGGTGACATGCGTATTGCGGCTGCGGATGGCGGCGCGCTCGAAGAGCTTCGAGCCAATACCTTGCCCGCGGGCGGTTTCCAGCACCGACACGCCGAACTCAGCGGTGCGCTTGTCGCCTTCAGCCGGCAGATACGCCAGATGACCGACGCCGATGAGTTGCAACTGGGTGTTGAACACACCGAAGACCGTATCGCGCGTGAAATCAATCGCGCGGACATAGTTTTCAATAACGTGGTCCGGCACGATCTGGCCGAAGCGCAGAAGGCGGTCGTCTTCGTCGAGCGAGAGAAAGTGGGTTAGCAGCCGATCGCGATCGATGGCGGTGAGCTCACGGACCAGAGCAGGCGCACGACCGCCTGCCTGCAACCGACGGTCGTGCGAGACGATCGGCTCAGCGGCGTGGGGTGTAATCAAGTTCATGGTCGGGTTCTCCTTGTGATCGAGCGGCATGGTGCACCGCAAAAACGATTTTAGCGGAAACCCTGGTCTCGTACTAGGGAAAACCCGTATCAATATTTGAAGAGAGTGCCTAAAAAGTTAGCGCCCTATTTTTAGGGTATTGATTATTAAAGAAAAATAAATTGAACGAGCGTTCGGGAAGAGATGTCGCATCCAGGCAACTAGCGCCAATTGTTTCATCTGAACAATGTTGCTACGCGCAATCAGCTTTCGGCAGGGCTCAATCCGTGATCCACCATATTGACCACCTGCTCGGCAAATTCACGGTAGCCCATCCGGCCGTCCGGCTTGAGCCAGGTGAACGTCCAGTTGATCATGCCGAACACCATCATCGTGAGGGCGGTCTGGTTTTCGCGCGTGGCGCGTTCCGGATAGGCGCGCGCCAGTTGCCGCGCAAAAGCCGCGACCACGTCGCGCTGGCGGTTCAGGACGATTTCTCGCTGGATGTCGACCAGATACTTCACGTCGTTGAGGAGCGCGACATGGCGGCTGTGCGACGTCTCATACTCGGACAGAAACGCGCGGATCAGCTCCGCGAAGGTTTCCCGCTCCGATAGCCCGCGACGTTGGCTCGCACCTTGCACCTCGGCAATGATCAGCATTAGCCGCTTCGTGTAGCGGTCCAGCAGATCGAACAGGATCGCTTCCTTGCTCGCGTAGTAGTGGTACAGGCGCGCTTTCGAGGTGCCGCTCGCAGCGGCGAGGTCAGCCATCGAGGTGCTTGGGTAGCTGGTCTGGGCGAATTTCGCCGCGGCCAGTTCGAGGATCTGGTCGCGCTGGGTTTCGTGGTCGGGAGCTCGGGTGCGGGCCATAGTCGTCTGTTTTATTAGTGTGGACAGGGGGCGAGCGCCGCGCACAGTTCCAGGGTGCGCCATGCGTTCGCGTCGCCACGCAGCTTGATGCGACGTGTCGCGGCCAGTTCGCGGAAGCGCCACAGCACGATGCTGTCGCTCACCAGATACCCGAGTTCGGCGGTCATCAGTTCGGAGGCCACTCGCGCCGCGGGTTGCCAATCGCCGGTGGCCTGCTCGAGAATCAGCGCGTCCAGATCGGCGAAGCTGCCGCTCGTGAACGTGTTGTCGCGCCAGCGCCGTGTTTCGCCGTTCGCGTGTTTGGCTTCCTGCCATTCGAGCGCGAGCCGGCTAATGCGCAGAACCGAAATCGGCGCCGCGTCCGGCAGGCGCCCTTGCAGTACAGCCGGCGCGAACATGCCGACGGATGTCGCGCGATCTTTGCGGCTGTGCGCCCATGCACCCGGATCGGTGAGGTCGCCAATCGACAGACGTACTTCATTCAACCGTTGCGGGTTGTTGCGCAGGTGGTAGGCAACGCGGCGCAACATAAGTTGATCGGCTGCGCTTTCGCCGTGCCAGACTACCAGGTTCGCGTCACCGCGCGCGATGCTCTCCAGCGCGGCGGCCTGCTCGCGGAATTCCCGAAGGAAATCGCGCCGGGTGTCCGTGCTGACACGGTCCCAGAATTCCGCTCGCACGTCGGGTCCGTCATCGATACCGCGCAGCGGACCGACCGCCAGATCGTCGCGCAGTGCGTGCACGCGATCGTCGCGGCCCGCTTCGGCTAGCGCGGCGCGCAGGGATTCGGCGGCGACATCGCCATTGGTGAGGTGGATGGTGCTCATCGGCAGTGGCTTGGGCTGGCAAAAAACGCAAATGACAAACGACAGAAAGGGGCCGCTCATCGATCGGGACAGATGTCCTATCGCGAGCGGCCCCTAGTGTAAGCGGATCGCGGACCTGCTGAAAGCATTCCGGGCGCCGCATGGCTGCCCGGCACGTTTGGTTCAACGCTCGTCGTAACTCACCACCACACGATCGCTGAGCGGATGGCATTGGCAGGTCAGCACGAAACCGTCGCGAATTTCGTGCTCTTCCAGCGTGTAGTTCTTTTCCATCTTGACCTCGCCTTCAAGCACCTTCGCGCGGCAGGTGCAGCAGACGCCGCCCTTGCACGCATACGGCAGCGCGAGGCCGGCACGCAAGCCGACGTCGAGCACGCTCACGCCCTGATACGGCAGGCGCAGCCTGCGCCTTTTGCCGTCGAGGACGATTTCGAGGTCGGCGGCCGGGGTGTCGTCGGTGATTTCGACCGGCGGCACACCCGCTTGCGGCAGTGGCGAGCCGAAGCGTTCCACGTGCACTTTTGCCGAAGGCACGCCCGCGGCTTCGAGTGCGGCCTCGGCGGCGTCCATCATCGGGGCGGGGCCGCAGATGAAGGCTTCGTCGATTGCATCGGCCGGCAGCAGGTTTTCGATGAAAGCCGCGCACTTCTGCTGGTCGAGTACACCGTTGAACAGCTCGACGTCCTGCAGGTCGTCCGACAGCACGTGATAGAGCACGAAGCGGTTCATGAAGCGGTTCTTCAGATCTTCGAGTTCTTCCGCGAACATGATCTGATCGACGCTGCGGTTGCCGTAAACCAGCGTGAAGGTGCTGCGCGGCTCGACTTCGAGCGTGGTCCTGATGATGGCGAGCACCGGCGTGATGCCCGACCCACCGGCAAACGCGATGTACTGCTGACCCTGGTCGGCGTTCAGATGGGTGAAGAAGCGCCCATCCGGTGTCATCACGTCGATGGTGTGGCCGGGCTGCAGCGTGTCGAACGCGAAGTTCGAGAAACGCCCGCCGCGCACGCGCTTGATGCCGATGCGCAGTTCGCCGTCGCGATCGTAATCGGTGACGCCGACGCAGATCGAATACGAACGGCGCGTTTCCTCACCGTCGATGTGCGTTTTCAGCGTGACGAACTGGCCCTGCGTGAAGCGATAGTGGTCGCGCAGTTCGTCGGGGACTTCGAAGGCGACCGAGACTGCGTCGGCGGTTTCGGGACGCACTTCGCGGATACGCAGCGG
It encodes:
- the hppD gene encoding 4-hydroxyphenylpyruvate dioxygenase produces the protein MQVSTWENPVGTDGFEFIEYTAPDPKALGKLFEQMGFTAIARHRHKDVTLYRQGDINFIVNGEQHSFAQRFTRLHGPSICAIAFRVQDAAKAYEQALEKGAWGFDNKTGPMELNIPAIKGIGDSLIYFVDRWRGKNGAEPGSVGNIDIYDVDFEPIPGANPNPVGHGLTYIDHLTHNVHRGRMQEWAEFYERLFNFREVRYFDIEGKVTGVKSKAMTSPCGKIRIPINEEGSDVAGQIQEYLDQYHGEGIQHIALGSNDIYRTVDGLRAANIALLDTIDTYYELVDRRVPNHGEPLDELRKRKILIDGAPDDLLLQIFTENQIGPIFFEIIQRKGNQGFGEGNFKALFESIELDQIRRGVVQDKA
- a CDS encoding Lrp/AsnC family transcriptional regulator; its protein translation is MAKIEIDAIDRRILAILQENGRLSNQEIAERINLSPSPCLRRIRRLEESGVIRGYVALLDAQKLGLDLLAYVNVRLEKRSGPALSPRGGATHADLFRAAVQTWPEVVACHAMTGDMDYLLRVQVEDMAHFSRFVQEQLLHHPSVIDVKTSFSLEKFKETTALPIL
- a CDS encoding GNAT family N-acetyltransferase, whose product is MNLITPHAAEPIVSHDRRLQAGGRAPALVRELTAIDRDRLLTHFLSLDEDDRLLRFGQIVPDHVIENYVRAIDFTRDTVFGVFNTQLQLIGVGHLAYLPAEGDKRTAEFGVSVLETARGQGIGSKLFERAAIRSRNTHVTTLYMHCLSRNSTMMHIAKKAGMKIEYAYGEADAYLTLPPADQTSIIAEMLQEQAAVFDYALKRQARQASKLFESFLPTAEAA
- a CDS encoding TetR/AcrR family transcriptional regulator, translated to MARTRAPDHETQRDQILELAAAKFAQTSYPSTSMADLAAASGTSKARLYHYYASKEAILFDLLDRYTKRLMLIIAEVQGASQRRGLSERETFAELIRAFLSEYETSHSRHVALLNDVKYLVDIQREIVLNRQRDVVAAFARQLARAYPERATRENQTALTMMVFGMINWTFTWLKPDGRMGYREFAEQVVNMVDHGLSPAES
- a CDS encoding DUF1835 domain-containing protein, producing the protein MSTIHLTNGDVAAESLRAALAEAGRDDRVHALRDDLAVGPLRGIDDGPDVRAEFWDRVSTDTRRDFLREFREQAAALESIARGDANLVVWHGESAADQLMLRRVAYHLRNNPQRLNEVRLSIGDLTDPGAWAHSRKDRATSVGMFAPAVLQGRLPDAAPISVLRISRLALEWQEAKHANGETRRWRDNTFTSGSFADLDALILEQATGDWQPAARVASELMTAELGYLVSDSIVLWRFRELAATRRIKLRGDANAWRTLELCAALAPCPH
- the paaE gene encoding 1,2-phenylacetyl-CoA epoxidase subunit PaaE — translated: MATPQFHPLRIREVRPETADAVSVAFEVPDELRDHYRFTQGQFVTLKTHIDGEETRRSYSICVGVTDYDRDGELRIGIKRVRGGRFSNFAFDTLQPGHTIDVMTPDGRFFTHLNADQGQQYIAFAGGSGITPVLAIIRTTLEVEPRSTFTLVYGNRSVDQIMFAEELEDLKNRFMNRFVLYHVLSDDLQDVELFNGVLDQQKCAAFIENLLPADAIDEAFICGPAPMMDAAEAALEAAGVPSAKVHVERFGSPLPQAGVPPVEITDDTPAADLEIVLDGKRRRLRLPYQGVSVLDVGLRAGLALPYACKGGVCCTCRAKVLEGEVKMEKNYTLEEHEIRDGFVLTCQCHPLSDRVVVSYDER